In a single window of the Drosophila albomicans strain 15112-1751.03 chromosome 3, ASM965048v2, whole genome shotgun sequence genome:
- the LOC117568579 gene encoding pleckstrin homology domain-containing family G member 5 isoform X2 encodes MGGSLAELQIVLANNREEGPQQTIARIVAKHHNHNSKHRKQQLEVLEFEWTMHEKLLEETRKDTKTDKVQLLGHAKEKPKEKPPHKQSKLAERLRRSFRHRERSPLELKREDSQDNKKRPAVVVASQVQLPGLGLGLGGVGGGGHINTALLLDSPDECTPPEFAYEHLSSVATNTNSSSSLESSSCYDLGSQSNIYYWSCQQSFEMGGELSSELPEQLLKRRNEAPVNSATLTQSSIPTAAAPTVAAASSTSAAAAAAPATASRSCSLTSESSSVRITRLQNFLFKSSNESTRSFQGHSNDGFTASSYNSSSGEWEQLGTHVVSHDLNTSSFPEETANYDTDVDGTLPVESSDAGAYYQYTLTSPNNPFLPEITARTYHSTYEQDDLQEQPEELQRSTQMPTPSYSRAGSQESTYSDAGPQGPTPSPASSSSSTPGRHRRKLFSLNSPTRLLQHKEHNSAGQQQTHSHQHPLHHHQQQQQQQQQHQLHSQQRVAMSSSPTTDSLSSTVLVHTLNPFLPTATSPIAVPADLRTKRDEFLRATMKICLVVSPPTSKLQLKSKSLTHLDGLDTVVPCHHEAAAPTTTTTTTTAPGTLIPPLDSFGHQQQQQRLLASSSSSTHEKPASSAEYFSVSFCLETPQLPDEEFIPAIKGRTLQHALRQALDRRNLSFSQITVTDSNPSLSHLDTGAASSLLDEHTDVESLAGHHLVVTERDNSRKTLQKAASFGSRQRPPRLLSSASTEETSESTGKQIKQRWSSIFGIKNPQQSQLYELLNNFAKNGVPQRPDALGFEHATLSDSLDYLQNMDKTWRDFVDSEAMSDSEIKIQTAIWELVTTEVYYIHALQTVTDLFLACLEAVQEERLLIEVDQHRLFSNIRSVCEANIKFWTLWLYPMVAHSARTREPLKCAFFQEGFITFASTFAPYKVYCAEQSTCQFYCKELNQNNALFTAYLAWCESQKMCNRLRLADIVVRPMQRLTKYSLLLTAIRKQMDDVEEIEVMDIMIHSVENFVGSVNNHLTMRQESERLKGVMARIESYEVVDTNNEVLDKLIKQHSQMFDLCAPMRGCPAYQVRHLFMEGDHKFKDNVSKSDVHCFLLTDILLVCKTIARKGLGALKVIRQPYLTDHLIVHLAPNNTLNCVYLNEFHVATTAFTLQCTEAKNWYDALWRAKTIYQRLKRGISGNGGDSFRFGGSAASAATGDSLGVRKSPINSSMCSHVSSANNSHSGSVEWNDSRNISVDFEKTNSLSSDDGFSLMANHGQPSKSKQHLFAGLPKPKIGTISSTSNNTLSVQPVNHLGQSLPNLSIPHSQTNNTLLVPGTTTSHSGNLLLSPSHRGISYPPPSPTRVPLRRGMAFSTSTKNPPLLKTRNITSQNSINWHQIPATPTPPSPRSHHNSPGSTAQGYEAIGGPGVGGPPLLQKQISHQTPLQSLQRHPSNETDV; translated from the exons ATGGGTGGCAGTCTGGCCGAACTGCAGATCGTATTAGCCAACAATAGAGAAGAGGGACCCCAACAGACAATAGCGAGAATTGTTGCCAAacaccacaaccacaacagcaaacacaggaagcagcagctggaagTGCTCGAGTTCGAGTGGACAATGCACGAGAAACTGCTGGAGGAGACACGCAAAGACACAAAGACTGACAAAGTGCAGCTCCTGGGACACGCCAAGGAGAAGCCCAAAGAGAAGCCGCCACACAAGCAATCGAAACTCGCCGAGCGACTGCGACGATCCTTTCGCCATCGTGAGCGCAGTCCGCTGGAGTTGAAGCGTGAGGACAGCCAAGACAATAAGAAACGACCAGCTGTGGTCGTCGCCAGTCAGGTGCAGTTGCCTGGcctgggattgggattgggaggAGTTGGAGGTGGAGGACACATTAATACGGCGTTGCTGCTCGACAGTCCCGACGAGTGCACGCCGCCCGAGTTTGCCTACGAGCATCTGAGCAGCGTTGCCACCAACACGAACTCGAGCAGCTCGCTcgagagcagcagctgctacgATCTCGGATCGCAGTCGAACATCTATTATTGGTCCTGTCAGCAGAGCTTCGAAATGGGCGGCGAGCTGAGCAGCGAGCTGCCCGAGCAGCTGCTCAAGCGACGCAACGAAGCACCTGTTAACTCTGCCACACTAACTCAAAGCAGTattccaacagcagcagccccaacagttgctgcagcttcctccacatcagcagcagcagctgctgctcctgcgACAGCCAGTCGCAGCTGCAGCTTGACCAGCGAGAGCAGCTCGGTGCGCATTACGAGGCTGCAGAACTTTCTGTTCAAAAGCAGCAACGAGAGCACTCGCAGCTTTCAGGGACACTCAAACGATGGCTTCACTGCCTCCTCATACAACTCGTCGTCGGGGGAATGGGAACAACTTGGCACGCATGTTGTCTCGCACGATCTGAACACTTCTTCGTTTCCCGAGGAGACGGCCAACTATGACACAGATGTAGATGGCACGCTGCCCGTGGAGAGCAGCGATGCGGGTGCATATTATCAGTACACGCTGACGTCACCCAACAATCCGTTTCTGCCCGAGATTACCGCACGCACCTATCACAGCACTTACGAGCAGGATGATCTCCAAGAGCAGCCCGAGGAACTGCAGCGTTCCACTCAAATGCCGACGCCCAGCTACAGTCGAGCCGGCTCGCAGGAGTCCACATACAGCGACGCAGGACCACAAGGACCCACGCCCAGTCCGGCATCGAGTTCATCGTCAACGCCTGGGCGACACAGGCGCAAGCTCTTCAGCTTGAACTCGCCCAcgcggctgctgcagcacaAGGAGCACAATTCAGCAggacaacagcaaacacattCCCATCAACAtcctcttcatcatcatcaacagcagcagcagcagcagcaacagcatcagctgCATTCGCAACAACGTGTGGCGATGTCCAGTTCACCCACGACGGACAGTCTCAGCTCCACGGTGCTGGTGCACACTCTGAATCCATTTCTGCCCACGGCCACTTCGCCCATCGCCGTGCCCGCAGATCTGAGGACCAAACGTGACGAGTTTCTACGTGCTACCATGAAAATCTGTCTAGTTGTCTCGCCGCCCACGAGCAAACTTCAA ctGAAATCAAAAAGTCTCACCCACTTGGATGGCCTCGACACGGTGGTGCCATGCCATCACGAAGCAGCCGCAcccacaacgacaacgacgacgacgactgccCCCGGGACTCTGATACCGCCTCTCGATTCCTTTggccaccaacagcaacagcagcggctgctggcgtcctcctcctcctcgacCCACGAGAAACCG gCATCGAGTGCGGAATACTTTTCGGTATCCTTTTGCCTGGAAACACCGCAGTTGCCCGACGAGGAATTCATCCCCGCGATCAAGGGCAGAACTCTGCA GCATGCACTTAGACAGGCATTGGACAGACGGAACCTGAGCTTCTCCCAGATCACGGTCACCGACAGCAATCCCAGCCTCAGTCACCTGGACACGG GTGCAGCGAGTAGTTTACTGGACGAGCACACCGACGTAGAGAGCTTGGCTGGACATCATCTGGTGGTCACCGAGCGCGACAACAGTCGCAAGACTCTGCAGAAAGCAGCTTCATTT GGTTCTCGTCAACGACCACCGCGTCTGCTCTCCTCCGCCTCGACAGAGGAGACCAGTGAATCGACGGGCAAACAGATTAAGCAGCGTTGGTCTTCCATATTTGGCATCAAAAATCCACAGCAGAGTCAACTGTACGAGCTGCTGAACAACTTTGCCAAGAATGGTGTGCCACAGCGTCCCGATGCTTTGGGCTTTGAGCATGCAACACTCTCGGATTCGTTGGACTATTTGCAGAATATGGACAAGACATGGCGGGATTTCGTTGACAGCGAGGCGATGAGTGATAGCGAGATTAAGATACAAACTGCCATCTGGGAACTGGTCACCACTGAGGTTTACTACATACACGCATTGCAAACTGTGACAGAT CTCTTTCTGGCCTGCTTGGAGGCGGTGCAAGAGGAACGCCTGCTGATTGAGGTCGATCAGCATCGGTTGTTCTCCAACATACGTTCTGTTTGCGAGGCAAACATCAAGTTCTGGACACTCTGGTTGTATCCGATGGTGGCGCATAGCGCGCGGACACGAGAGCCACTGAAGTGCGCCTTCTTCCAGGAGGGCTTCATAACATTTGCCTCCACATTTGCGCCCTACAAA GTCTACTGTGCAGAGCAGAGCACGTGTCAATTTTACTGCAAGGAGCTGAACCAGAACAACGCTCTATTCACCGCTTATTTGGCTTGGTGTGAGTCCCAGAAGATGTGCAATCGCCTGCGCCTGGCCGACATTGTGGTGCGTCCCATGCAACGTCTGACCAAATACAGCTTGCTGCTGACTGCCATTCGTAAGCAAATGGACGATGTGGAGGAGATCGAGGTGATGGATATTATGATACACAGTGTGGAGAATTTTGTGGGCAGTGTGAACAATCATCTGACCATGCGGCAGGAGAGCGAACGCCTCAAAGGCGTCATGGCGCGCATTGAATCCTACGAAGTGGTG GACACCAACAACGAGGTGCTGGACAAGCTGATCAAGCAGCACAGCCAGATGTTTGATTTGTGCGCTCCGATGCGAGGTTGTCCCGCTTATCAGGTGCGTCATCTGTTCATGGAGGGCGATCACAAGTTCAAGGACAACGTCAGCAAGAGTGATGTGCACTGTTTTCTGCTGACCGACATATTGCTCGTGTGCAAAACGATTGCCCGCAAGGGATTGGGCGCTCTTAAGGTTATTCGACAGCCATATTTAACGGATCATTTGATTGTGCATCTGGCGCCCAATAATACGCTCAATTGTGTGTATCTCAATGAGTTCCATGTGGCGACGACAGCGTTTACGCTGCAGTGCACGGAGGCCAAGAACTGGTACGATGCCCTCTGGCGGGCCAAGACCATCTATCAAAGACTGAAGCGCGGCATTAGCGGCAATGGCGGTGATAGCTTCCGCTTTGGAGGCAGTGCAGCGAGTGCGGCTACTGGCGATTCGCTGGGTGTGCGCAAGTCGCCCATCAATTCGTCCATGTGCAGTCATGTGTCCAGTGCCAACAACAGTCACAGCGGCAGCGTCGAGTGGAACGATTCACGCAACATTTCCGTCGACTTTGAGAAGACCAACTCCCTCTCCAGCGATGATGGATTCAGTTTGATGG CTAATCATGGGCAGCCATCGAAGAGTAAACAGCATTTGTTTGCTGGTTTGCCCAAGCCAAAGATTGGCACAATTTCCTCCACGTCAAACAACACGCTGTCCGTGCAGCCCGTCAACCATTTGGGCCAGAGTCTGCCCAACTTGAGCATACCGCACAGTCAGAC TAACAACACCTTGCTTGTGCCGGGCACAACAACTAGTCACTCGGGCAACTTATTGTTATCGCCCAGTCACCGCGGCATTTCGTATCCGCCACCGAGCCCAACTAG AGTGCCTCTGCGACGTGGCATGGCCTTCTCGACGTCAACGAAGAACCCACCCCTGCTGAAGACACGCAATATCACTTCTCAGAACAGTATTAACTGGCATCAGATACCCGCCACGCCCACACCGCCCAGTCCGCGATCGCACCACAACTCGCCCGGCAGCACCGCCCAAGGCTATGAGGCAATCGGTGGTCCAGGTGTTGGTGGCCCGCCGCTGCTCCAGAAGCAGATCTCCCATCAGACGCCGTTGCAAAGTCTCCAGCGACACCCAAGCAATGAAACAGACGtttaa
- the LOC117568579 gene encoding pleckstrin homology domain-containing family G member 5 isoform X4: MGGSLAELQIVLANNREEGPQQTIARIVAKHHNHNSKHRKQQLEVLEFEWTMHEKLLEETRKDTKTDKVQLLGHAKEKPKEKPPHKQSKLAERLRRSFRHRERSPLELKREDSQDNKKRPAVVVASQVQLPGLGLGLGGVGGGGHINTALLLDSPDECTPPEFAYEHLSSVATNTNSSSSLESSSCYDLGSQSNIYYWSCQQSFEMGGELSSELPEQLLKRRNEAPVNSATLTQSSIPTAAAPTVAAASSTSAAAAAAPATASRSCSLTSESSSVRITRLQNFLFKSSNESTRSFQGHSNDGFTASSYNSSSGEWEQLGTHVVSHDLNTSSFPEETANYDTDVDGTLPVESSDAGAYYQYTLTSPNNPFLPEITARTYHSTYEQDDLQEQPEELQRSTQMPTPSYSRAGSQESTYSDAGPQGPTPSPASSSSSTPGRHRRKLFSLNSPTRLLQHKEHNSAGQQQTHSHQHPLHHHQQQQQQQQQHQLHSQQRVAMSSSPTTDSLSSTVLVHTLNPFLPTATSPIAVPADLRTKRDEFLRATMKICLVVSPPTSKLQLKSKSLTHLDGLDTVVPCHHEAAAPTTTTTTTTAPGTLIPPLDSFGHQQQQQRLLASSSSSTHEKPASSAEYFSVSFCLETPQLPDEEFIPAIKGRTLQHALRQALDRRNLSFSQITVTDSNPSLSHLDTGAASSLLDEHTDVESLAGHHLVVTERDNSRKTLQKAASFGSRQRPPRLLSSASTEETSESTGKQIKQRWSSIFGIKNPQQSQLYELLNNFAKNGVPQRPDALGFEHATLSDSLDYLQNMDKTWRDFVDSEAMSDSEIKIQTAIWELVTTEVYYIHALQTVTDLFLACLEAVQEERLLIEVDQHRLFSNIRSVCEANIKFWTLWLYPMVAHSARTREPLKCAFFQEGFITFASTFAPYKVYCAEQSTCQFYCKELNQNNALFTAYLAWCESQKMCNRLRLADIVVRPMQRLTKYSLLLTAIRKQMDDVEEIEVMDIMIHSVENFVGSVNNHLTMRQESERLKGVMARIESYEVVDTNNEVLDKLIKQHSQMFDLCAPMRGCPAYQVRHLFMEGDHKFKDNVSKSDVHCFLLTDILLVCKTIARKGLGALKVIRQPYLTDHLIVHLAPNNTLNCVYLNEFHVATTAFTLQCTEAKNWYDALWRAKTIYQRLKRGISGNGGDSFRFGGSAASAATGDSLGVRKSPINSSMCSHVSSANNSHSGSVEWNDSRNISVDFEKTNSLSSDDGFSLMANHGQPSKSKQHLFAGLPKPKIGTISSTSNNTLSVQPVNHLGQSLPNLSIPHSQTVPLRRGMAFSTSTKNPPLLKTRNITSQNSINWHQIPATPTPPSPRSHHNSPGSTAQGYEAIGGPGVGGPPLLQKQISHQTPLQSLQRHPSNETDV, from the exons ATGGGTGGCAGTCTGGCCGAACTGCAGATCGTATTAGCCAACAATAGAGAAGAGGGACCCCAACAGACAATAGCGAGAATTGTTGCCAAacaccacaaccacaacagcaaacacaggaagcagcagctggaagTGCTCGAGTTCGAGTGGACAATGCACGAGAAACTGCTGGAGGAGACACGCAAAGACACAAAGACTGACAAAGTGCAGCTCCTGGGACACGCCAAGGAGAAGCCCAAAGAGAAGCCGCCACACAAGCAATCGAAACTCGCCGAGCGACTGCGACGATCCTTTCGCCATCGTGAGCGCAGTCCGCTGGAGTTGAAGCGTGAGGACAGCCAAGACAATAAGAAACGACCAGCTGTGGTCGTCGCCAGTCAGGTGCAGTTGCCTGGcctgggattgggattgggaggAGTTGGAGGTGGAGGACACATTAATACGGCGTTGCTGCTCGACAGTCCCGACGAGTGCACGCCGCCCGAGTTTGCCTACGAGCATCTGAGCAGCGTTGCCACCAACACGAACTCGAGCAGCTCGCTcgagagcagcagctgctacgATCTCGGATCGCAGTCGAACATCTATTATTGGTCCTGTCAGCAGAGCTTCGAAATGGGCGGCGAGCTGAGCAGCGAGCTGCCCGAGCAGCTGCTCAAGCGACGCAACGAAGCACCTGTTAACTCTGCCACACTAACTCAAAGCAGTattccaacagcagcagccccaacagttgctgcagcttcctccacatcagcagcagcagctgctgctcctgcgACAGCCAGTCGCAGCTGCAGCTTGACCAGCGAGAGCAGCTCGGTGCGCATTACGAGGCTGCAGAACTTTCTGTTCAAAAGCAGCAACGAGAGCACTCGCAGCTTTCAGGGACACTCAAACGATGGCTTCACTGCCTCCTCATACAACTCGTCGTCGGGGGAATGGGAACAACTTGGCACGCATGTTGTCTCGCACGATCTGAACACTTCTTCGTTTCCCGAGGAGACGGCCAACTATGACACAGATGTAGATGGCACGCTGCCCGTGGAGAGCAGCGATGCGGGTGCATATTATCAGTACACGCTGACGTCACCCAACAATCCGTTTCTGCCCGAGATTACCGCACGCACCTATCACAGCACTTACGAGCAGGATGATCTCCAAGAGCAGCCCGAGGAACTGCAGCGTTCCACTCAAATGCCGACGCCCAGCTACAGTCGAGCCGGCTCGCAGGAGTCCACATACAGCGACGCAGGACCACAAGGACCCACGCCCAGTCCGGCATCGAGTTCATCGTCAACGCCTGGGCGACACAGGCGCAAGCTCTTCAGCTTGAACTCGCCCAcgcggctgctgcagcacaAGGAGCACAATTCAGCAggacaacagcaaacacattCCCATCAACAtcctcttcatcatcatcaacagcagcagcagcagcagcaacagcatcagctgCATTCGCAACAACGTGTGGCGATGTCCAGTTCACCCACGACGGACAGTCTCAGCTCCACGGTGCTGGTGCACACTCTGAATCCATTTCTGCCCACGGCCACTTCGCCCATCGCCGTGCCCGCAGATCTGAGGACCAAACGTGACGAGTTTCTACGTGCTACCATGAAAATCTGTCTAGTTGTCTCGCCGCCCACGAGCAAACTTCAA ctGAAATCAAAAAGTCTCACCCACTTGGATGGCCTCGACACGGTGGTGCCATGCCATCACGAAGCAGCCGCAcccacaacgacaacgacgacgacgactgccCCCGGGACTCTGATACCGCCTCTCGATTCCTTTggccaccaacagcaacagcagcggctgctggcgtcctcctcctcctcgacCCACGAGAAACCG gCATCGAGTGCGGAATACTTTTCGGTATCCTTTTGCCTGGAAACACCGCAGTTGCCCGACGAGGAATTCATCCCCGCGATCAAGGGCAGAACTCTGCA GCATGCACTTAGACAGGCATTGGACAGACGGAACCTGAGCTTCTCCCAGATCACGGTCACCGACAGCAATCCCAGCCTCAGTCACCTGGACACGG GTGCAGCGAGTAGTTTACTGGACGAGCACACCGACGTAGAGAGCTTGGCTGGACATCATCTGGTGGTCACCGAGCGCGACAACAGTCGCAAGACTCTGCAGAAAGCAGCTTCATTT GGTTCTCGTCAACGACCACCGCGTCTGCTCTCCTCCGCCTCGACAGAGGAGACCAGTGAATCGACGGGCAAACAGATTAAGCAGCGTTGGTCTTCCATATTTGGCATCAAAAATCCACAGCAGAGTCAACTGTACGAGCTGCTGAACAACTTTGCCAAGAATGGTGTGCCACAGCGTCCCGATGCTTTGGGCTTTGAGCATGCAACACTCTCGGATTCGTTGGACTATTTGCAGAATATGGACAAGACATGGCGGGATTTCGTTGACAGCGAGGCGATGAGTGATAGCGAGATTAAGATACAAACTGCCATCTGGGAACTGGTCACCACTGAGGTTTACTACATACACGCATTGCAAACTGTGACAGAT CTCTTTCTGGCCTGCTTGGAGGCGGTGCAAGAGGAACGCCTGCTGATTGAGGTCGATCAGCATCGGTTGTTCTCCAACATACGTTCTGTTTGCGAGGCAAACATCAAGTTCTGGACACTCTGGTTGTATCCGATGGTGGCGCATAGCGCGCGGACACGAGAGCCACTGAAGTGCGCCTTCTTCCAGGAGGGCTTCATAACATTTGCCTCCACATTTGCGCCCTACAAA GTCTACTGTGCAGAGCAGAGCACGTGTCAATTTTACTGCAAGGAGCTGAACCAGAACAACGCTCTATTCACCGCTTATTTGGCTTGGTGTGAGTCCCAGAAGATGTGCAATCGCCTGCGCCTGGCCGACATTGTGGTGCGTCCCATGCAACGTCTGACCAAATACAGCTTGCTGCTGACTGCCATTCGTAAGCAAATGGACGATGTGGAGGAGATCGAGGTGATGGATATTATGATACACAGTGTGGAGAATTTTGTGGGCAGTGTGAACAATCATCTGACCATGCGGCAGGAGAGCGAACGCCTCAAAGGCGTCATGGCGCGCATTGAATCCTACGAAGTGGTG GACACCAACAACGAGGTGCTGGACAAGCTGATCAAGCAGCACAGCCAGATGTTTGATTTGTGCGCTCCGATGCGAGGTTGTCCCGCTTATCAGGTGCGTCATCTGTTCATGGAGGGCGATCACAAGTTCAAGGACAACGTCAGCAAGAGTGATGTGCACTGTTTTCTGCTGACCGACATATTGCTCGTGTGCAAAACGATTGCCCGCAAGGGATTGGGCGCTCTTAAGGTTATTCGACAGCCATATTTAACGGATCATTTGATTGTGCATCTGGCGCCCAATAATACGCTCAATTGTGTGTATCTCAATGAGTTCCATGTGGCGACGACAGCGTTTACGCTGCAGTGCACGGAGGCCAAGAACTGGTACGATGCCCTCTGGCGGGCCAAGACCATCTATCAAAGACTGAAGCGCGGCATTAGCGGCAATGGCGGTGATAGCTTCCGCTTTGGAGGCAGTGCAGCGAGTGCGGCTACTGGCGATTCGCTGGGTGTGCGCAAGTCGCCCATCAATTCGTCCATGTGCAGTCATGTGTCCAGTGCCAACAACAGTCACAGCGGCAGCGTCGAGTGGAACGATTCACGCAACATTTCCGTCGACTTTGAGAAGACCAACTCCCTCTCCAGCGATGATGGATTCAGTTTGATGG CTAATCATGGGCAGCCATCGAAGAGTAAACAGCATTTGTTTGCTGGTTTGCCCAAGCCAAAGATTGGCACAATTTCCTCCACGTCAAACAACACGCTGTCCGTGCAGCCCGTCAACCATTTGGGCCAGAGTCTGCCCAACTTGAGCATACCGCACAGTCAGAC AGTGCCTCTGCGACGTGGCATGGCCTTCTCGACGTCAACGAAGAACCCACCCCTGCTGAAGACACGCAATATCACTTCTCAGAACAGTATTAACTGGCATCAGATACCCGCCACGCCCACACCGCCCAGTCCGCGATCGCACCACAACTCGCCCGGCAGCACCGCCCAAGGCTATGAGGCAATCGGTGGTCCAGGTGTTGGTGGCCCGCCGCTGCTCCAGAAGCAGATCTCCCATCAGACGCCGTTGCAAAGTCTCCAGCGACACCCAAGCAATGAAACAGACGtttaa